In a genomic window of Brassica rapa cultivar Chiifu-401-42 chromosome A10, CAAS_Brap_v3.01, whole genome shotgun sequence:
- the LOC103847401 gene encoding probable E3 ubiquitin-protein ligase LUL1, with the protein MENIFCCCGGRRRRSNVPPEATETTPPQPHPPKIPVNQSVSSAATSYYPPGTMSKPYDHPMPPPRDVVDENPVTIRNDTNLMKETLSLEPDPVNPGRLLVAFTFDALVSGRITVVFFAKEVPEFQLTATKADTLQPITFDFEKGLDQKFIQPSGTGVDLSAFEDSELFKEAETDIFPLAINLEAAPEGGKSSRCMQITQVTYVKEDGEIKPSVIKQFISVNGTRYELQDIYGIGDAVDENARKECVICLSEPRDVLVLPCRHMCMCVGCAKELRFQTNLCPVCRQPVERLLKIPLKY; encoded by the exons ATGGAGAATATCTTCTGCTGCTGTGGTGGAAGAAGGCGGAGGAGCAATGTTCCTCCGGAGGCGACGGAAACAACTCCTCCTCAACCACATCCACCCAAGATTCCAGTTAATCAATCTGTATCCTCAGCCGCGACGTCGTATTATCCGCCGGGAACTATGTCGAAGCCGTACGATCATCCGATGCCGCCGCCTCGTGATGTCGTGGACGAGAACCCCGTCACGATTCGCAACGACACTAATCTGATGAAGGAGACTCTGAGCCTCGAACCGGACCCGGTTAACCCGGGTCGTCTTCTCGTTGCATTCACGTTTGATGCACTCGTCTCCGGAAG GATCACAGTCGTTTTCTTTGCAAAAGAAGTCCCAGAGTTCCAGCTCACAGCAACAAAGGCAGACACTTTGCAGCCAATCACATTTGATTTTGAGAAAGGACTTGATCAGAAGTTCATACAACCATCTGGAACCGGTGTGGACTTATCGGCGTTTGAAGATTCAGAGCTATTCAAGGAGGCAGAAACAGATATTTTCCCGCTGGCAATTAATCTGGAGGCAGCTCCAGAAGGAGGAAAGTCATCTAGATGCATGCAGATTACGCAAGTGACTTATGTGAAGGAGGACGGTGAGATTAAGCCAAGTGTGATCAAGCAGTTCATATCGGTGAATGGGACCAGGTATGAGTTGCAGGATATTTATGGGATTGGGGACGCTGTTGATGAGAATGCAAGAAAGGAATGCGTTATCTGCTTGTCAGAACCACGCGATGTGCTGGTTCTTCCTTGCAGACACATG TGTATGTGTGTCGGATGCGCTAAGGAGCTAAGGTTTCAGACAAATTTGTGTCCGGTTTGCAGACAACCTGTAGAGAGGCTTTTGAAGATTCCGCTAAAATATTAA
- the LOC103847406 gene encoding dnaJ protein P58IPK homolog: MDLLRVGSGMDLLAWRGMAYTLLLLNFVFACQLLLLHPLVSALDGQSVDAAELFERASQSIKVKRFSDALDDLNAAIEVDPALSDAYFKRASVLRHFCRYEDSENSYHKYLELHPGDSNAEKELSQLHQAKSALETASSLYESKDIGKALEFVDKVVLVFSPACSKAKLLKVKLLMVSKDYSAAISETGYILKEDENNLEALLLRGRAYYYLADHDVAQRHYQKGLRLDPEHSELKKAYFGLKKLLKKTKSAEDNASKGKLRVSIEDYKAAIAMDPEHTAHNVHLYLGLCKVSVRLGRGKEGLDSCNEALNIDSELTEALHQRGEAKLLLEDWEGAVEDLKQAAQSSQDMEIHEALGRAEKALKMSKRKDWYKILGISKTASISEIKRAYKKLALKWHPDKNVDNREEAENQFREIAAAYEVLGDDDKRARFDRGEDLEEMGGGGGHHGGFDPFGGGGGGGYTFHFEGGFPGGGGGGGFGGFGF, encoded by the exons ATGGATCTGTTACGAGTCGGGTCGGGTATGGATTTGTTAGCGTGGAGAGGAATGGCGTACACTCTTCTCCTCCTCAACTTCGTCTTCGCTTgccagcttcttcttctccatcctcTCGTCTCCGCTTTAG ATGGACAATCTGTAGATGCTGCTGAGTTATTTGAGAGAGCTTCACAGAGCATCAAGGTCAAGCGTTTTAGCGATGCCCTCGATGATCTCAATGCTGCTATTGAAGTAGACCCTGCACTTTCTGATGCTTATTTCAAACGTGCGTCCGTGCTTCGTCATTTTTGCAG ATACGAAGACTCTGAAAATAGCTACCATAAATATCTAGAGCTACATCCAGGCGACTCCAATGCTGAGAAAGAGCTCTCTCAGCTTCATCAAGCTAAGAGTGCTTTGGAGACTGCTTCGTCTCTTTATGAGTCAAAGGATATTGGGAAGGCTCTTGAGTTTGTTGATAAAGTTGTTCTTGTCTTCTCCCCAGCTTGCTCTAAG GCGAAGCTTCTTAAAGTGAAGCTGCTTATGGTGTCTAAAGACTACTCAGCTGCAATTTCAGAGACTGGTTATATCCTCAAGGAAGATGAAAACAACCTCGAAGCTCTTCTCCTCCGTGGCCGTGCCTATTACTATTTAGCAGATCATGATGTTGCCCAAAG GCATTACCAAAAAGGGCTTCGTCTTGATCCAGAACACAGTGAGCTGAAGAAAGCATACTTCGGTCTGAAAAAACTgctcaagaaaacaaaaagc gcaGAAGATAATGCAAGCAAAGGAAAGCTGAGAGTTTCGATAGAGGACTACAAAGCAGCTATAGCTATGGACCCTGAACACACTGCACATAACGTTCATCTCTACCTTGGACTATGCAAGGTCTCCGTCAGGCTTGGCCGTGGAAAAGAAGGCTTAGATAGCTGTAACGAAGCACTTAACATTGATTCAGAACTCACCGAAGCATTACATCAG AGGGGAGAAGCTAAACTGTTGCTTGAAGATTGGGAAGGAGCTGTGGAGGATTTGAAACAAGCCGCTCAAAGCTCCCAG GACATGGAGATTCATGAAGCACTTGGTAGAGCAGAGAAGGCATTGAAGATGAGCAAAAGAAAAGATTGGTATAAGATCCTTGGCATTTCCAAAACTGCATCCATCTCTGAAATCAAAAGAGCATACAAGAAGCTTGCTCTGAAATGGCATCCTGATAAAAACGTTGACAATAGAGAAGAAGCTGAGAATCAATTCAGGGAGATCGCTGCAGCTTATGAG GTTCTTGGAGATGACGATAAACGGGCGAGATTTGACAGAGGAGAGGATCTTGAAGAGATGGGCGGAGGCGGCGGCCATCATGGAGGATTTGATCCATTTGGCGGCGGTGGAGGTGGTGGATACACCTTCCATTTCGAGGGCGGTTTtcccggtggtggtggtggtggtggttttgGCGGTTTTGGTTTCTAA
- the LOC103847405 gene encoding zinc finger protein JACKDAW isoform X2 gives MQMIPGDPFSISSSMGGFVHQEQHLHHLQQHIQDINPNSNPNPNAKPNSSSAKKKRNQPGTPDPDADVIALSPTTLMATNRFVCEICNKGFQRDQNLQLHRRGHNLPWKLKQRSNKEVIKKKVYICPIKTCVHHDSSRALGDLTGIKKHYSRKHGEKKFKCEKCSKKYAVQSDWKAHAKTCGTREYKCDCGTLFSRKDSFITHRAFCDALTEEGARMSSLSNNSAISTTTMTTNLNFGNDSHVMNNSNLPHGFVHRGVHHPDINAAISQFGLGFGHDLTGMHPQGLSEMVQMTSSGNHHLFPLSSSSVLPDFSGHHHNQQFQIPTTSTTSQQTSASLPSLQQQHQTLKDSSFSPLFSSSSETKQNKPLSPMSATALLQKAAQMGSTRSNSTTAPSIFAGPTMTSSSSAASPPPRSSSPMMIQQQLNNNFNTNVPREIHNLAPPSSGVTTSSVDNNHRFQSNRSGITPVQQMGLTRDFLGVSNEHHPHQTGHRPFLPQELARFAPSG, from the exons atgcaGATGATTCCAGGAGATCCATTTTCTATTTCATCTTCGATGGGAGGGTTTGTCCATCAAGAACagcatcttcatcatcttcagcaGCATATCCAGGACATTAACCCTAAttctaaccctaaccctaatgcTAAACCAAACTCTTCATCAGCTAAGAAGAAGAGAAATCAGCCTGGCACCCCAG ATCCAGATGCGGATGTCATCGCTCTATCGCCAACCACCCTCATGGCAACAAACAGATTCGTGTGCGAGATCTGCAACAAAGGATTTCAAAGGGACCAGAACCTACAACTCCATCGCCGTGGCCACAACCTTCCATGGAAGCTGAAGCAACGGTCCAACAAAGAGGTGATAAAGAAGAAAGTATACATATGTCCTATCAAGACTTGTGTTCACCATGATTCTTCTAGGGCCCTTGGAGACCTCACTGGAATCAAGAAACACTATAGCCGCAAGCACGGCGAAAAGAAGTTTAAGTGCGAAAAGTGTTCTAAGAAATATGCTGTTCAATCTGATTGGAAGGCGCACGCGAAAACTTGTGGCACTCGTGAGTATAAGTGCGACTGTGGCACGTTGTTCTCCAG GAAAGATAGTTTCATTACGCATAGAGCGTTCTGCGATGCATTGACAGAAGAAGGTGCAAGGATGAGTTCACTTAGTAATAATTCAGCGATCTCTACAACAACGATGACGACGAATCTTAACTTTGGAAATGATTCACATGTTATGAATAATTCAAATCTTCCACATGGATTTGTCCACCGAGGAGTTCATCATCCCGACATTAATGCTGCTATCTCTCAGTTCGGTTTAGGGTTTGGACATGACCTAACTGGAATGCATCCGCAAG GTTTATCCGAGATGGTACAAATGACCTCCTCTGGGAACCACCATCTCTTTCCGTTGTCTTCATCATCAGTCCTCCCTGACTTTTCCGGCCACCACCACAACCAACAATTCCAAATTCCCACTACTTcca CAACATCACAACAAACCTCAGCTTCACTACCATCACTACAGCAACAACACCAAACCCTGAAAGACTCTTCTTTCTCCCCACTCTTCTCATCCTCCTCcgaaaccaaacaaaacaagcCTCTCTCTCCAATGTCTGCCACTGCTCTCTTACAAAAAGCTGCACAAATGGGATCCACTAGAAGCAACTCCACCACGGCTCCGTCCATCTTTGCCGGCCCTACAATGACGTCATCCTCATCCGCCGCTTCTCCTCCACCTCGATCATCTTCTCCAATGATGATCCAACAACAGCTCAACAACAACTTCAACACTAATGTCCCAAGAGAGATCCATAATCTTGCTCCTCCTAGCAGTGGTGTAACCACGAGTAGTGTAGATAATAACCATCGATTTCAATCAAACCGGTCAGGTATAACCCCGGTTCAGCAGATGGGTCTAACCCGGGATTTTCTTGGAGTGAGCAACGAGCACCACCCTCACCAAACTGGTCATCGTCCGTTTTTGCCTCAGGAACTCGCAAGGTTTGCTCCATCGGGTTGA
- the LOC103847405 gene encoding zinc finger protein JACKDAW isoform X1 — protein MQMIPGDPFSISSSMGGFVHQEQHLHHLQQHIQDINPNSNPNPNAKPNSSSAKKKRNQPGTPDPDADVIALSPTTLMATNRFVCEICNKGFQRDQNLQLHRRGHNLPWKLKQRSNKEVIKKKVYICPIKTCVHHDSSRALGDLTGIKKHYSRKHGEKKFKCEKCSKKYAVQSDWKAHAKTCGTREYKCDCGTLFSRKDSFITHRAFCDALTEEGARMSSLSNNSAISTTTMTTNLNFGNDSHVMNNSNLPHGFVHRGVHHPDINAAISQFGLGFGHDLTGMHPQGLSEMVQMTSSGNHHLFPLSSSSVLPDFSGHHHNQQFQIPTTSTNPNLTLSSSSTSQQTSASLPSLQQQHQTLKDSSFSPLFSSSSETKQNKPLSPMSATALLQKAAQMGSTRSNSTTAPSIFAGPTMTSSSSAASPPPRSSSPMMIQQQLNNNFNTNVPREIHNLAPPSSGVTTSSVDNNHRFQSNRSGITPVQQMGLTRDFLGVSNEHHPHQTGHRPFLPQELARFAPSG, from the exons atgcaGATGATTCCAGGAGATCCATTTTCTATTTCATCTTCGATGGGAGGGTTTGTCCATCAAGAACagcatcttcatcatcttcagcaGCATATCCAGGACATTAACCCTAAttctaaccctaaccctaatgcTAAACCAAACTCTTCATCAGCTAAGAAGAAGAGAAATCAGCCTGGCACCCCAG ATCCAGATGCGGATGTCATCGCTCTATCGCCAACCACCCTCATGGCAACAAACAGATTCGTGTGCGAGATCTGCAACAAAGGATTTCAAAGGGACCAGAACCTACAACTCCATCGCCGTGGCCACAACCTTCCATGGAAGCTGAAGCAACGGTCCAACAAAGAGGTGATAAAGAAGAAAGTATACATATGTCCTATCAAGACTTGTGTTCACCATGATTCTTCTAGGGCCCTTGGAGACCTCACTGGAATCAAGAAACACTATAGCCGCAAGCACGGCGAAAAGAAGTTTAAGTGCGAAAAGTGTTCTAAGAAATATGCTGTTCAATCTGATTGGAAGGCGCACGCGAAAACTTGTGGCACTCGTGAGTATAAGTGCGACTGTGGCACGTTGTTCTCCAG GAAAGATAGTTTCATTACGCATAGAGCGTTCTGCGATGCATTGACAGAAGAAGGTGCAAGGATGAGTTCACTTAGTAATAATTCAGCGATCTCTACAACAACGATGACGACGAATCTTAACTTTGGAAATGATTCACATGTTATGAATAATTCAAATCTTCCACATGGATTTGTCCACCGAGGAGTTCATCATCCCGACATTAATGCTGCTATCTCTCAGTTCGGTTTAGGGTTTGGACATGACCTAACTGGAATGCATCCGCAAG GTTTATCCGAGATGGTACAAATGACCTCCTCTGGGAACCACCATCTCTTTCCGTTGTCTTCATCATCAGTCCTCCCTGACTTTTCCGGCCACCACCACAACCAACAATTCCAAATTCCCACTACTTccacaaaccctaatctcacCTTATCATCATCCTCAACATCACAACAAACCTCAGCTTCACTACCATCACTACAGCAACAACACCAAACCCTGAAAGACTCTTCTTTCTCCCCACTCTTCTCATCCTCCTCcgaaaccaaacaaaacaagcCTCTCTCTCCAATGTCTGCCACTGCTCTCTTACAAAAAGCTGCACAAATGGGATCCACTAGAAGCAACTCCACCACGGCTCCGTCCATCTTTGCCGGCCCTACAATGACGTCATCCTCATCCGCCGCTTCTCCTCCACCTCGATCATCTTCTCCAATGATGATCCAACAACAGCTCAACAACAACTTCAACACTAATGTCCCAAGAGAGATCCATAATCTTGCTCCTCCTAGCAGTGGTGTAACCACGAGTAGTGTAGATAATAACCATCGATTTCAATCAAACCGGTCAGGTATAACCCCGGTTCAGCAGATGGGTCTAACCCGGGATTTTCTTGGAGTGAGCAACGAGCACCACCCTCACCAAACTGGTCATCGTCCGTTTTTGCCTCAGGAACTCGCAAGGTTTGCTCCATCGGGTTGA
- the LOC103847407 gene encoding lipid phosphate phosphatase gamma: protein MDLPHQLKAVTLTHVRYRRGDQLGHFLAWISLVPVFISLGGFVSHFLFRRELQGIFFGVGLVISQFINEFIKTTVEQARPETCALLEACDSHGWPSSHSQFMFFFATYFSLMGCKGIGFWFGLRSRWILNLLHWCLAVVTMYSRVYLGYHTVVQVFAGAALGVVVGGSWFWVVNSVLYRYFEVIEESALGRMLCVKDTSHIPDVLKFEYDNARAARKNMEGGPKSD, encoded by the coding sequence ATGGACCTACCACACCAGCTCAAAGCCGTAACTCTCACGCACGTCCGCTACCGCCGCGGCGATCAGCTCGGCCACTTCCTCGCCTGGATCTCCCTCGTCCCCGTCTTCATCAGCCTCGGCGGATTCGTCTCCCATTTCCTCTTCCGCCGCGAGCTCCAGGGGATCTTCTTCGGCGTAGGCCTCGTGATCTCGCAGTTCATCAACGAGTTCATCAAGACCACAGTCGAGCAGGCCCGCCCCGAGACGTGCGCCCTGCTCGAGGCCTGCGACTCGCACGGGTGGCCGTCGAGCCACTCGCAGTTCATGTTCTTCTTCGCGACGTACTTTAGTTTGATGGGGTGCAAAGGGATCGGGTTCTGGTTCGGGTTGAGGAGCAGATGGATTCTGAATCTGTTGCATTGGTGTCTTGCGGTTGTGACGATGTATTCTAGGGTTTATTTGGGGTATCACACGGTGGTGCAGGTTTTCGCGGGGGCGGCGTTGGGGGTGGTTGTTGGGGGGAGTTGGTTCTGGGTGGTGAATAGTGTGTTGTATCGTTATTttgaggtgattgaggagagtGCGTTGGGGAGGATGCTGTGTGTTAAGGATACTTCTCATATTCCTGATGTGTTGAAGTTTGAGTATGATAATGCTAGGGCTGCTAGGAAGAACATGGAGGGCGGCCCAAAGTctgattga
- the LOC103847590 gene encoding importin subunit alpha-9-like encodes MLAKLQNAERLSFGGSLFQILSLAELRGVSFPTFKVQTLTLKTSFAKSFVPGITRLLHNSPGLKKLIVDWYLDNYLNSQGLNPDQCWRSKYDVFPTSDESDMIGPESKAAAQLVRVDGIVDVILRHLKKSDEEIAMEIAWIIVYLSALSDIATSMLLKGGILQLLVERLASSDSLQLLIPVLRSLGNLVSVDPKAMLTILIGGKNTEESVIGVLAKCLRSDHRVLKKEAAWVLSNIAAGSIEHKRMIHSTEAMPLLIGLLSTSPFDIRKEVAYVLGNLCVESAEGDTKPRIIQEHLVSIVSGGCLPGFINLVRSPDIEAARLGLQFIELVLRGMPNGEGSMIVEGEDGIDAMERFQFHENEELRVMANSLVDKYFGEDYGINE; translated from the exons ATGCTAGCCAAATTACAAAACGCAGAAAGGCTTTCTTTTGGGGGTTCCCTTTTTCAG ATTCTGTCTCTCGCTGAGCTCCGTGGTGTTTCTTTCCCAACGTTCAAGGTCCAAACATTGACGCTTAAAACCAGCTTTGCAAAATCTTTTGTTCCTGGTATAACAAGGTTACTACATAACTCACCTGGATTAAAGAAGCTAATAGTA GATTGGTATCTGGACAACTATTTGAATTCGCAAGGCTTGAATCCAGATCAATGTTGGAGATCAAAATATGATGTGTTTCCTACCTCAGATGAGTCTGATATGATT GGACCTGAATCAAAGGCGGCAGCACAACTTGTCAGAGTCGATGGGATAGTTGACGTAATTCTCCGACATTTAAAAAAATC GGATGAAGAAATTGCCATGGAAATTGCTTGGATCATTGTGTACCTTTCTGCCCTCTCAGATATCGCTACAAGTATGCTTTTGAAAGGAGGCATTCTTCAACTACTAGTCGAAAGATTAGCATCGTCAGATAGTCTACAACTTCTCATTCCG GTTCTACGAAGTTTAGGCAACCTTGTCTCTGTGGATCCGAAAGCAATGTTAACCATCCTTATCGGTGGAAAGAACACTGAAG AAAGTGTCATTGGTGTGCTTGCAAAGTGCTTAAGGAGCGATCACCGTGTCTTAAAGAAG GAAGCTGCGTGGGTGTTATCTAATATAGCTGCGGGATCTATTGAACACAAGAGAATGATACATTCTACTGAAGCAATGCCCTTGTTGATAGGGCTTCTTTCTACATCACCCTTTGATATAAGGAAAGAAGTTGCGTACGTCTTGGGAAATCTCTGTGTAGAATCTGCAGAAGGAGACACAAAACCAAGGATAATTCAAGAGCACTTGGTCTCCATTGTCAGTGGCGGTTGCCTCCCGGGTTTTATTAACCTGGTCAGATCTCCTGATATCGAAGCTGCTAGGCTTGGTCTTCAGTTCATTGAGCTG GTATTAAGAGGAATGCCAAACGGAGAAGGTTCAATGATTGTGGAAGGAGAAGACGGCATAGATGCAATGGAAAGGTTCCAGTTCCATGAAAACGAAGAGCTGAGAGTGATGGCAAACAGTCTTGTGGATAAATACTTTGGTGAAGATTATGGAATCAATGAATGA
- the LOC103847408 gene encoding uncharacterized protein LOC103847408, whose amino-acid sequence MSAAQEDLLLTTRHQMLMENHESLKQDYASLEQRFKLVEDLNAMMKPRLQNQSQSKELRLLKDLERERKEKEEFKKMVEVLEATNSELMLKNEELLTALEKQEDEEKRQEEKFDELARICDELEKECLHLKSLYDDPKRLNGGQGKSNVGLEDDVFVVGESHNAVKNNNNNTVADAIVLSDESDAESDRPTRESNVNTPLRGVIKQEEEESSNGVNSSQVKRSSKSKVKHPSSSSSSSSSSDVYVVSLKGCRDDGYNKTL is encoded by the exons ATGTCTGCTGCTCAGGAGGACTTGTTGTTGACGACAAGACACCAGATGCTGATGGAGAATCACGAGAGCCTGAAGCAAGACTACGCGAGCCTCGAGCAAAGGTTTAAGCTTGTGGAAGATTTGAATGCGATGATGAAGCCGCGTCTTCAGAATCAGAGCCAGTCTAAGGAGCTGCGCTTGCTCAAGGATCTCGAGAGGGAGAGGAAGGAGAAGGAAGAGTTCAAGAAGATGGTCGAGGTCCTTGAGGCCACGAACAGTGAACTGATGCTCAAGAACGAGGAGCTTTTGACTGCGTTGGAGAAACAAGAGGATGAGGAGAAGAGGCAGGAGGAGAAGTTTGATGAGTTAGCGAGGATATGTGATGAGCTTGAAAAGGAGTGTTTGCATTTAAAATCACTCTATGATGATCCTAAGAGACTCAACGGTGGGCAAGGAAAGAGCAATGTGGGTTTGGAAGATGATGTCTTTGTGGTGGGTGAGAGTCATAATGCTgtgaagaacaacaacaacaacacagtGGCTG ATGCGATTGTGCTCAGTGACGAGAGTGATGCTGAGTCTGATAGACCCACGAGAGAGAGCAACGTAAACACTCCATTGCGTGGTGttataaaacaagaagaagaagaaagcagcAATGGAGTAAACTCATCACAAGTAAAGCGTTCATCAAAATCAAAAGTGAAGCATCCATCAAGCTCCtcctcgtcatcatcatcatcagatgtATATGTTGTTTCGCTTAAAGGATGCAGGGATGATGGTTATAACAAGACGTTGTAG
- the LOC103847409 gene encoding uncharacterized protein LOC103847409 gives MEEEGGDGGSRKRVKPSDEEEKEGETRDGMRLDENETKLVASDEMELRISQILDKIESFTHTVSNLLDSGKTMFKELSNEFEERLIMIHKEHVEKWQEEIKELRLLDASNEETTSLLHNARFLIQNPNIEA, from the exons ATggaggaggaaggaggagaCGGAGGGTCTCGTAAACGCGTGAAACCATCT gatgaagaggagaaagaaggaGAGACGAGAGATGGAATGAGGCTTGATGAGAATGAGACGAAACTTGTTGCTTCTGATGAGATGGAACTTCGCATTTCTCAAATTCTCGACAAGATTGAGAGCTTCACTCACACT GTTTCTAATCTGCTGGATTCAGGAAAGACGATGTTCAAGGAACTGAGTAACGAATTTGAAGAACGTTTGATCAT GATACACAAGGAACATGTTGAGAAGTGGCAGGAGGAGATCAAGGAGTTGCGTTTGCTTGATGCATCAAACGAGGAGACTACTTCCCTCTTGCACAACGCTCGCTTTCTGATTCAGAATCCTAACATTGAGGCTTGA
- the LOC103847410 gene encoding protein IQ-DOMAIN 1, whose amino-acid sequence MIKTEDGEGMGKAKWFSSVKKAFSPDSKKSKKHKSPESPNGVRQSPPPPLEVRVAEVVAERNMNLSPVNATTTDVLVVPSSSSAPPPPEVVVRPRARFAGKSNEEAAAILIQTVFRGYLAKRAIRAMRGLVRLKTLMEGSAVKRQAANTLKCMQTLSRVQSQIRARRIRMSEENQARQKQLLQKHAKELAGLKNGDNWNDSIQSKEKVEANLLSKYEATMRRERALAYAYTHQQNWKNNSKSGNPMFMDPSNPTWGWSWLERWMAGPGRPLEEPNNNLTQPTTPSSARGGTTPRNKNKNKNSFFSPPTPSRLNQSSRKSKDEDDAKSTISVLSERNRRHSIGGSSVKDDESMAGSQALPSYMVTTKSARARLKPQSPLSGGTITQENDGVADKASAKKRLSYTNSHALPKPRRFSAPPKVESVDVAVTNGGGS is encoded by the exons AT GATCAAAACAGAGGACGGTGAAGGGATGGGCAAGGCAAAATGGTTTTCTAGCGTCAAGAAAGCATTCAGCCCAGATTCAAAG AAGTCGAAGAAGCACAAATCACCCGAGAGCCCAAATGGCGTCAGgcaatctcctcctcctcctcttgaGGTGAGAGTAGCTGAAGTGGTTGCTGAACGGAACATGAATCTTTCCCCTGTGAATGCTACGACCACTGATGTTCTTGTAGTCCCATCTTCATCctctgctcctcctcctcctgagGTGGTGGTTCGTCCTCGTGCTCGGTTTGCTGGAAAGTCAAACGAAGAAGCGGCTGCAATCTTGATCCAGACTGTATTCAGAGGCTATTTG GCAAAAAGAGCAATACGCGCAATGAGGGGTTTGGTGAGGCTTAAGACATTGATGGAAGGATCTGCTGTTAAACGTCAAGCTGCAAACACTTTAAAATGTATGCAGACTCTCTCCCGTGTCCAGTCCCAAATCCGAGCTAGGAGAATCAGGATGTCAGAAGAGAATCAAGCTCGCCAGAAACAACTCCTTCAGAAGCATGCCAAAGAGCTTGCTGGCTTGAAG AACGGGGATAACTGGAATGATAGCATTCAATCAAAGGAAAAAGTTGAAGCGAATCTGCTGAGCAAGTACGAGGCAACGATGAGAAGAGAAAGGGCATTGGCTTATGCTTACACTCATCAG CAAAACTGGAAGAACAATTCTAAATCTGGTAATCCGATGTTCATGGATCCGAGCAATCCGACATGGGGTTGGAGCTGGTTAGAGAGATGGATGGCTGGTCCTGGTCGGCCATTGGAAGAACCAAACAATAACTTAACTCAACCTACCACACCATCATCCGCAAGAGGTGGCACTACtccaagaaacaaaaacaaaaacaaaaacagtttCTTCTCTCCTCCAACTCCCTCAAGACTAAACCAATCCTCCAGAAAATCCAAAGACGAGGACGACGCCAAAAGCACGATCTCGGTTCTGTCCGAGAGGAACCGTAGACACAGCATCGGTGGTTCGTCAGTCAAAGATGACGAGAGTATGGCTGGATCACAGGCTCTACCGAGCTATATGGTTACCACTAAATCAGCTAGAGCTAGGCTGAAGCCGCAGAGTCCGTTAAGTGGTGGTACCATCACACAGGAGAACGATGGGGTTGCTGACAAGGCGTCGGCTAAGAAACGCCTCTCTTATACGAATTCACATGCGTTGCCTAAACCAAGGAGGTTCTCAGCTCCGCCTAAGGTGGAAAGTGTCGACGTTGCCGTGACCAATGGAGGAGGAAGCTAA
- the LOC103847412 gene encoding mitochondrial import inner membrane translocase subunit TIM14-3: METPMVAGAAVAAAALAGRYGILAWQAFKARPPAARMRRFYEGGFQTAMTRREAALILGVRERVVAEKVKEAHRRVMVANHPDAGGSHYLASKINEAKDILLGKSNNSGSAF; the protein is encoded by the exons ATG GAAACGCCAATGGTTGCAGGTGCTGCTGTAGCGGCAGCTGCTTTAGCTGGTAGATACGGTATACTGGCTTGGCAAGCCTTCAAGGCCAGGCCACCCGCGGCTAGGATGCGCAGGTTTTATGAAGGTGGTTTTCAAACTGCCATGACGCGGCGTGAAGCGGCTCTCATTCTTGGTGTTAG GGAGAGGGTTGTGGCTGAGAAGGTGAAAGAAGCTCACAGGAGAGTGATGGTTGCAAACCACCCTGACGCTGGAGGTAGTCACTATCTCGCTTCCAAGATCAATGAAGCCAAAGATATTTTGCTTGGCAAATCCAACAACTCCGGCTCTGCTTTTTGA